In Candidatus Bathyarchaeia archaeon, the following are encoded in one genomic region:
- a CDS encoding AsnC family transcriptional regulator: MNKTFDLLDVEILECLGEYGPRNISQIARKLGVPIETARKRVKRLISRFSISFHANVYHTNIGLRKAFVFADAVPGYEDVLFKSLKANDFWLYVGRCYGRFEGCYGIYAIPKEHTPEFEQFVSQLEATEIARNVRLVWSTCLYSANLTGNWFDFESGQWVFRWDKWMEEIPNEKTSLPYTLVESKDFPLKADYVDVRILAKLEVDSSVSFRELAKIVNLTPEAVAYHFKNHILKRGLLEKSQVFVLPFDKSASDFFVFIFKFDDSAGMARFASSLLDKPFLHSLGKVYGENALIAHVYLPRNEFRRFVRCLSELIKRGFLREYEYLIEDFDVRSAQTISYEYFKDGSWVYDHEKHIEKLREITRSTKLGKF; the protein is encoded by the coding sequence ATGAACAAAACGTTTGACCTCTTGGATGTTGAAATATTAGAGTGCCTCGGCGAATATGGACCAAGAAACATCTCACAAATAGCTCGAAAACTTGGCGTACCAATAGAAACAGCGCGGAAAAGAGTGAAACGCTTAATCTCTCGATTTTCTATATCTTTTCACGCGAATGTTTATCACACGAATATTGGGCTTAGGAAAGCGTTTGTTTTTGCTGATGCTGTGCCTGGTTATGAAGATGTGCTTTTTAAGAGTTTGAAAGCCAATGATTTTTGGCTTTATGTTGGTCGTTGTTACGGTAGGTTTGAGGGTTGCTATGGAATCTACGCCATTCCAAAAGAGCACACGCCAGAATTTGAACAGTTTGTGAGTCAACTGGAAGCGACGGAGATTGCGAGAAACGTGCGGCTGGTGTGGTCCACGTGTTTGTATTCTGCGAATTTAACGGGGAACTGGTTTGATTTTGAGTCTGGGCAGTGGGTTTTTCGTTGGGACAAGTGGATGGAGGAGATACCGAACGAGAAAACCAGTTTGCCCTACACTTTAGTTGAGTCTAAAGATTTTCCACTCAAGGCTGACTATGTTGATGTTCGTATTTTGGCGAAGTTGGAAGTGGATTCAAGCGTTAGTTTTCGTGAACTTGCAAAAATTGTTAATTTGACGCCGGAGGCAGTGGCGTATCATTTTAAGAATCATATTTTGAAGCGTGGTTTGCTTGAGAAGTCTCAGGTTTTCGTGTTGCCTTTTGATAAGTCGGCGTCTGACTTTTTTGTTTTTATCTTCAAGTTTGACGATAGTGCTGGTATGGCGCGGTTTGCGTCTTCTTTGTTGGATAAGCCGTTTTTGCATTCGTTAGGGAAGGTTTATGGTGAGAACGCGTTGATTGCGCATGTGTATCTTCCGAGAAATGAGTTTAGAAGGTTTGTGCGTTGCTTGTCTGAGCTTATTAAGAGAGGATTTTTGCGTGAGTATGAGTATTTGATTGAGGATTTTGATGTGCGGTCTGCGCAGACGATTTCTTACGAGTATTTTAAGGATGGCTCATGGGTTTATGACCACGAAAAGCATATAGAGAAGCTTCGCGAAATTACAAGAAGCACAAAGTTAGGAAAGTTTTAA
- a CDS encoding DUF4114 domain-containing protein, with translation MLKFSTSKRLSIICVVTLITSLTFAACTKPAKASEATLIEIFTHLGFTNIAATTIETFPSGTYRITLYAEFAAYRDENELSRYYVETGELTLIFAGLEGGSGYINPPITRAFTANAQFGLSMLSPGPHRYFTETGKNPDGEQHAKIYINLDDPSMFLIGFENLYGAGDRDYNDLVLSLQKVNDPAVGGTEVLVPFLVSVSHLALYIMMIAILGMSMSLARNKKRRFI, from the coding sequence ATGCTAAAGTTTTCCACTTCAAAAAGACTCTCAATCATATGTGTTGTAACCCTTATTACCTCCTTAACTTTTGCTGCTTGCACTAAACCTGCAAAAGCTTCTGAAGCCACGCTCATAGAAATCTTTACTCATCTAGGCTTCACAAACATAGCGGCAACCACAATCGAAACCTTTCCATCTGGAACATACCGCATAACCTTATATGCTGAATTTGCAGCGTACCGCGACGAAAACGAACTCAGCCGCTATTACGTAGAGACAGGCGAACTAACCCTAATTTTTGCTGGGCTGGAAGGCGGGTCCGGCTATATTAACCCCCCAATTACCCGGGCTTTTACTGCAAATGCACAATTTGGTCTTTCAATGCTTTCGCCGGGACCGCACAGATATTTCACTGAAACGGGAAAGAACCCCGATGGAGAGCAGCATGCAAAAATCTACATAAACCTCGATGACCCTAGCATGTTTTTGATTGGTTTTGAAAACTTGTATGGTGCTGGAGACAGAGACTACAATGATTTAGTGTTGTCTCTTCAGAAAGTGAACGATCCGGCTGTTGGTGGAACAGAAGTGTTGGTTCCATTTTTAGTTTCTGTGAGTCATTTAGCGTTGTATATTATGATGATAGCAATTCTAGGCATGTCAATGAGTTTGGCTAGAAATAAGAAAAGACGGTTTATTTAA